In Eubalaena glacialis isolate mEubGla1 chromosome 12, mEubGla1.1.hap2.+ XY, whole genome shotgun sequence, a single window of DNA contains:
- the VIP gene encoding VIP peptides, which produces METRSKPQLLVFLTLFSVLFSQTLAWPLFGAPSALRVGDRIPFEGANEPDQISLKADTDVLQNALAENDTPYYDVSRNVRHADGVFTSDYSRLLSQLSAKKYLESLIGKRISNSISEDQGPIKRHSDAVFTDNYTRLRKQMAVKKYLNSILNGKRSSEGESPNFLEEIEK; this is translated from the exons ATGGAAACGAGAAGCAAGCCCCAGCTCCTCGTGTTCCTGACACTTTTCAGCGTGCTTTTCTCGCAGACCTTGGCATGGCCTCTTTTTGGAGCACCTTCTGCGCTAAG GGTGGGTGACAGAATACCTTTTGAAGGAGCAAATGAACCTGACCAAATTTCATTAAAAGCAGACACTGACGTTTTACAAAATGCATTAGCTGAAAATGACACACCTTATTATGATGTATCCAG AAATGTCAGACATGCTGATGGAGTTTTCACGAGTGACTATAGTAGACTCTTAAGTCAACTTTCTGCCAAAAAGTACCTTGAGTCCCTTATTGGAAAACGAATTAG CAATAGCATCTCAGAAGACCAGGGACCAATCAAACGCCACTCAGATGCAGTCTTCACTGACAACTATACCCGCCTTCGAAAACAAATGGCTGTAAAGAAATACTTGAACTCCATTCTAAATGGAAAGCGGAG CAGTGAGGGAGAATCTCCTAACTTTCTCGAAGAGatagaaaaatga